The genome window AGCCAGGGACAGAAGCCTTTCTTTTTTCACCCTCTGAGGCCAGGCTGGTACCActggtggggaaagggaagaggggaggagcaAATTTGGGCCGGAGGGAACGTTGAGCTCTGTTTTGTCGAGGTGCCTGTGTGCAACACGGCGGGGAGGTGGTGGTAGAGGTGAAAGCCCGGGGAAGGGTCCAGGTTGGATGTGGGAGCCATCAGCCTATGATGGCAGCAGAAGTTTAAGGAATATGGGGTCTCACTATCCTTGGAAAGGCCACGGGTCTGAGCCCGTGGAacggggggcggggctgggagccagAGGAGGCAGCTGGATCACTGGAGGAGCATCAGCCAAGAAGGAAAGCCCTAAAGAGCCTGCAAAGAAATTGACTccagtgggggggaggggagagaactcAACTCCCAGGAGACCCCTAGCTTGTGCCCGGCTTTCCCTCTCCCTCGGAGTGAGCCATACTTGACTCCTGTGACAACCTGGGAGGGTTAAGCCCTCTGAAGACCTGAGCAGGTAGAGGGCTGCTAGAACACCCAGACCTCCCTCCTGGCTTTACAAGCCCAGCTCAGCCTTCTCCTAACTGGAGCATGACCAGGTGTCTAGGAATGCCCAAAAGCATTCCTCTAGATGCTCTTCTAGATGGGACTTGCCCCTGTCCCCCATCCTCCACCCCTGCGCCAGGAACTGATCATAAACTGGGCTTTATAGTTCCTCCACTGCAGGAGTGATGTTTGGCCTCCGAGACCTCAGGGGTTCAGAAGAAGCGACCAGCAAGTGGGAAGTGAGTTGGAGGTGGAGTTCTAATCTGTGAGGAGTCCCTGCCCTTGTTGAGCCTCGTGCCGGGCTCTGAATCTGAAGCCTCAGTGCTCAGGCCATCTGGCCAACAGGGAGGGATACAGTCAAGCATCGCGTCCACTGTGGAGCTGATCCCAAGAGTATCTGCCCAGACTGGAAGCTTAATACCAGCCAAGTTAGCCATTGGCATCCTTGTGGACCCCGATCTGAAGGCTGCCCTGTGACTTGACAAAGATGAAAGGAAGGTCTTTGGCCCTGCGTGGGTGGGGGCTCTGGGCTGCAGGGAGTAGGGGTGGGAGAAACTGGGGCTTTTCCTGAGTGCCAGCCCATGGCATATGCAGTCGCTTATCACCCATCCTCACAGCTGCGAAAACTGCGGTTCCCAGGCAGAAAAGAGGGGCTAGAGCTGAGTCTGATTCcaagcctggcttctttcacaaagaaaggagagagcacTGTGAGGGCATCAGAGTCTTGAGGGTTGCAGATCCAGTGTTTCTTCTCTGGCCTCATTTCCTGCCCTTGCCCTCTTAACTTCTGTCTTAGCCACCTAGAAATTCTGCTGTGCTTCTATCACCTCCAAGCCTTTGCACTTCCTGAGCCCTCTCCATGGAATGCCATTCCTCTACCTAGTCTGCTTGGTAAACGTTATGCTTTGGAAGCCTTCCCTAACCTTTCTGGGCTTCCACGGAACTACGCCACACTCTGTGCTCCCCTGGAGCAAACCCTCAGCTCACTGTTCTAAGAGTTACTGGTTCTCACATCTGTCTGCCCCCACCAGACAGCGCAAGGTACTCAGTTCCCTTCCTGTCGGCCGACACTGGCAGATTGGGTGTTCAGAAGGCATCTGCTGACTGACAGAATGAGTGCATGGATTCCTTCACTTCCTAAGCACctcctctgtgctaggcactgaccCAGGCCCAGGGGATCTGGCACAAAATGTCATAGACATGGCCCCTGCTTTCAGGTGTGTATGTTTTGTTAGGGAAAAGTCAGACAGTAAACACAGTGGATGGATATCTGTACAAGAGGACTTCTTTTGGTTGAGTGGTCAGAAGTCATTTTAGTGGGGAATTAATTGTAGGTTGAAACCTAAGTGGCTACAAGGAGCCAGCCTGCAGAGTATAAAAGAGCATCCCAGGAACCCTGAGAGGGAATATTTGGAGTAAAAGCCCCAAAGTGAAAAGTGTGAATGGGGCTTATATATGGGGGGTGTAGAGGGGGAATTAATTTGACACGATATCTAAGTGGAGGAGGGGGGCTTCCAGGCCACTGAAGTTTGGCTTTTCCAGTAGACACCATGGAAGAGCATTAAAGGGTTGGAGAGGGGATGTCACATAATAAGacatttttagtgtttgttttcactttttaaaaaatgtccatcagACAGTGAAACTCCAGAGTGAAAGTGTGATGGTAAATAGGATACCTGCAGTCCTCAAAGTATCTCCCTACAacatacttattaattacaaagcgGGGGAAAAGtaatggagaaacctggcagaacCAATCTCAACCAAAAGATCAGTTAACATCGTCAGGAATGGGCAAACCCAACACCATGTGCCCCCCATCATGATGCACCAAGAGGACACGGTATTGCTTTTGGGATACTTGTGTCAAAAATTCAGAACCTCAATCTGATGATGAAACAGATAAACCCAAAATGAGAgttattctacaaaataactggcccaTGCTTTGTAAAAATGTCAAGGCCATAAAAGAACCTCCCTGCCTCAGATATCCATCAGTAGGTGACTGAATTAAATGTGATCTATACATAGAACTGAATATTGCCCagcaatggaaaagaatgaattagatCTTTGTAGATCAATATGGAAAGATCTCAAAAACTGTGTTCTCATGGTAAGAAACATGGCAAGTGAAAACTCCACTGAGATGCCCTTTATCCCACCTATCAGTTTAGAAGAAAATCAGCTTAGCAGGAAATTCAAAGTTTAACGCTACACTGTGTTGACCAGATTGTGGGGAAACAAGGCTAGTGGGGGCCACATTGATATAACCCCTGTAAAATTGTAACTATCAAAATTATAAATCCAAATACtccttgacccagcaatccctcttctgGAATTCAGTGCTATAGCATTCTACTATGTGCATGATTTTTCATTGTagaattgtcatttttaaaaaatggagacagTGCAAGTGTTCATCATGGGGATCTGCCCACTGATATCTCCATCCCAGCCCACATCTAgtaagggaaggaaagggaaagaaacttTCAGGAGCCTGGTAACTTATCTGCCAATCTCTCCCCAGCTTCCCTCTACCAATTCCCTTGTTCCCTTGTGGTATAGGAGGGGGCATGAGGGGGAAGGCTGGTGCAGAAGTAAGAGCCCCAGGCTAAGGGATCAACTTCTACCCCCTACTTGCTGCCGAACTTCAAGCTAGTCCCAGTCCCGCTTTGGGCCTCTCAAGAGGAATGATGAAGCAATGAGGcatgcccccacccccaacccactcATCCCCAAATTATTTATAAGGCACAGGACACACATAGATATATCTATTAGAATAGGCTGTCAGAGGATCCCCACAGGACCTTGGATCAGGAACCAATGACCAGGGTATTGTGAGTCCTCCTCATCTGAGAGActggagctgggctgagctgaggTTGGGTGCAGGCAAGGAAGGTATCCAGGTGTCAGCAGTGGAAACAGCTTAGCCAAGGACCCAGCGTTGCAGTATCTGGGTGAGGTTGAGGAGGAGAGGTCCAGTCCCCTGGGGCATGGCCCCAGAATTTGTGGTCTCAGCATAGAACTTCGCCACCCCCTCATTGGGGTTGCCCTGGGCCGGGTCGAACCACATCTGGATGCAGCGGCCGCTGCCCCGGCTGTAGTTGCTGACTTTGAAGGAGTGACTCCAGATTTCATTGCACAGAGCAGCAGGCGTGGGGAAGTAGAAGTCAAAGCGGTGGCAGGCAGCTCTCACTGGGCACTGGTTATACCCTATGGGGAGGATGGAAGACCTGTAGCCACTGGGTCCAGAACCATCTCTTGTTCCACCAGCCCCACAGCCTCAAATCTCCATATACTCGTTCCACACCCCCCCTCCACCTccaaacccctccctcccccccgcccccacccaggCCGTCACCTGAGGTCCAGTTCCAGCCCTTGTGCCAGTTGGTCTTGCAGGTGTAGGAGGTGCGGCAGTCTTCCCACCAGATCTGACAGTCCTCTTTGCAGAGGGGCACGTTCAGGACCCGCTCTTTGCGCCAGCTCTGGTTCACCTGGGGGGAGCGGGGGGAAGGGAGGGCTCGATTCAGCCAGGGATCTCAGCTGCTACAGCCTTGATGGggtccagggctgggggagggggcggtgccTCTTCCGCCCTCAGTCCAGAATTCCTGGACCGCGCCCTCCCTGCAAGTGGCCTGTGGGCCCTGCCCTCTGCTGAGGTTCATGTCTGTGGGGATGGTGCCCATACCTGCTGGATCCAGGGCCCCAGGTTAGGTGAGCACTCGTAGAGGCAGGTGTCCTGAATAAAGTGGCGCTTGCAGGCGGGCTCCATCTTGCCACAGTGATCCCAGTTGAATCTGTACAGGTAGGAAATATCCTTATGGGCTTCTTGGCTGGTGTTGACGGAGCAGCAGGCGTTCTTCTTCCAGGGACTGCACTGGGAGGGGAAGACATGGGACTAAGTCCTTGACCCACCATGGCCATCTCCTCCAGATTCTGGTTCCTCTGCCTCGGGTGGGTCACCCAGAGGAGCCCTCGCTGGAGAGGCTGTCTCTAAGCCTGGCCTTGAGGAGCCCTCATGGTGGGGTAGAGGCAATAGTAGTATTGACTTTTAACAGAAAGTAACACAGGGGATGTGGGAGACCTGGGGAACCATCGTCTGGGGGAGCAATTATTATTTGTACATCTCTAAGCAGTTTACAAAGTTATTTCACGTTATCTGGGTTATTTAGATTGCTCATTTTGCACTGAGACAGTATGAATTGAgagcaggcactgtgctgggtgctgcgaATACTGTAATGAACAAAATAGATCAAATCTCTGCCCTCCTTGCGCTTATGGTTTTAgttaggggtggggaggggggagacagAGAACACTGGGGGCACTGAAAATAGCAGACGCAAAGTCCCTGAGGCTTTTGCACTTTATCTTCTCAGTAACCCAGTTATGGAGTAAAAGATCATTACTCCGATTTTTACAGAGCTTAAGTAAGCTGCACC of Balaenoptera ricei isolate mBalRic1 chromosome 8, mBalRic1.hap2, whole genome shotgun sequence contains these proteins:
- the LOC132369803 gene encoding folate receptor alpha encodes the protein MAWQKWVDMAWRMTQLLLLALVAAAWGAQSGTPQARTDLLNVCMNAKHHKTKPGPEDKLHDQCSPWKKNACCSVNTSQEAHKDISYLYRFNWDHCGKMEPACKRHFIQDTCLYECSPNLGPWIQQVNQSWRKERVLNVPLCKEDCQIWWEDCRTSYTCKTNWHKGWNWTSGYNQCPVRAACHRFDFYFPTPAALCNEIWSHSFKVSNYSRGSGRCIQMWFDPAQGNPNEGVAKFYAETTNSGAMPQGTGPLLLNLTQILQRWVLG